The Toxorhynchites rutilus septentrionalis strain SRP chromosome 1, ASM2978413v1, whole genome shotgun sequence genome contains the following window.
aaattcccaaaaattagaaaaaataggACAACCCGAAGAACATAAATAATCGGATgtcagaaaatacagaaaacatCAAACGAACTCAAAACAATCAGAAAACATTTAGGAAACATTtagaaaagttcaaataataaaaaaaaaattaaaaaaaaataaaacaataggttctcaaatggggatcaacatagggtaggagcctgcctgttggtctcaaatgttcctatctcacgcctccacgaagatcatatgacgacatttttagatcgggcgtgaactggaaacacacacctggtcttggctccgagaacgggtgtcgaaagtggctaagtgagggggtgcgagcgagtcagagcgctatatctctcccggggaaggcctcccgggtcatggaggccttgccaacccgctgtctcccgggcaaaggagatacacccaataaaatggagctacgatcacgaagaataattagaatgcgatcacccgaggagggtccccgaactggagctggtcctggaacgggcgtaagagcgagcggccagcggctggagggcgatgtgcaagagcgggccaccagccgggttcaacccgaagagctaccgccacacggaaacagcagccatcgacatcacccaagaaacgctgcgcctacgagacgtgttgcgactgccagacgacagtcgtccacacttgtgggtaccactaggcgccggatcatgtggacacacgaaatgaatgaattcgtgatccgcgcctattacatctgcactgctttggagacggacatgagcggtcgccctcgaatactaacaatgttcgaggaagcgtatccagagttcgtcgggaggcttgatcagaacgcgatgaacgcgaggcgtagagcgatagtacgcaacaacatgctctcccaaacgcaaatcgacgagatcaagcagcaggtgcagagagaaataagctccaggaacaacagagcaagcgatgtgtcgagacgaagttcagtacggctgagcaattcattcgcgagtggggcacgcgaatcagcaccagtggaggccacagtactacaaccccctgagccggaagacccacagccagatcaacaactactacgcgatctggtcttccactacgacgaggcgatctcacagttccgcgacacagacccattgtcgcgccccaggatcccgaagttgcagcattcccgcaggctgacaagtgcagtaaagctcatgaacgagcacgttcttccgctgcacttggttgatgctgagaacatggaggagctgcaactgaaagtttactgtgctgctgtggcgaccgccaaaagtttaggataccgtattaggccaagaggcggactgctccaacatctccgtgaaaggcgtgagcctccatggcgaaggagattggagcaacggatcctaaacaagcgcgccgcaattggaagactgatggcgtacaaaagaggcagcagatcggcgaaattatgtcgccaagttgctgtgatcgtgcggcctactgaacttcgccagctgggagctcaccagctgacggaaaaactcgacacactggtacagcaattgagcgtcctaactaaacggctgaaacgttactctgactctgcaaagcgccaggaacaaaatcggatgttcagagataacgaaaaagcgttctacgaccacattagcgacgagaagcccgactaccgcgaaggtttgccagatattagcgatgtgacgaacttctgggctggtatttgggagaccccagtacaacatcgcgacgggcaaatgtggttaagacgggaggaggagagttgtggtgaaattggagagatgccagctatcatcgtcgaagagaacgatgtccgcgaagcctcgcggtacctgaggaactgggcagcaccgggccccgatggtgttcagaacttctggcacaagaagctgaccgtcgcacatcaaaagatagctgagtgcttcaacaaggtgctacgtgacccacacaacttccctgaattcgccacccgtggcgtcacattcctcctcccgaaagacagcaacacattgaacccatcaaagtacaggccgataacgtgcctatcgagtctgtacaagatattaagcagcatcataaccgccaaagtttctgcccactgcgaacaacaccatatcatcgcagaagagcagaaaggatgcagaaaaaatacgcatggctgcaaagaccaggccatcatcgacgcatagtcggccaggcggtttataaccagcggaacctaagcatggcctatatcgattacaggaaggcttatgactccatacctcactcgtttctcgtccgggtattggagctctacaaaattgatcccgtcgtcgttaggttcctgcagcatgcgatgaggcagtggagcacgtctctgcaccttagtgatggggaaaatgtgttgcagtctagaacgctgcagataaagagggggatattccaaggcgactctttcagcccgctttggttttgtctggcactgaaccccctcagtaggacgctcaatagaaacggtcatggctataaaataaggtatggcgacggcgcccacgaagaagtgacccataccttttacatggacgatctcaaggtctacgctgattcacgtcagcgtctaggtgtagctatccgggttgtcgaagacataagcagggacatctgtatggagttcggcctcgacaagtgtcgctgtgtccacctgctgaaaggacaacttaccgaatccggaggctacgaggtctatgacggcgagtttataagagacatggttcgtggcgaatcctataaatatcttggattccgacagctcaccgggattcgccactccgacatcaagacggagctgcgagacaagttcttgagtcgagtgaactgtgtcctgaggactttcctcaacgcggggaacaaggtacgcgcgatcaacacattcgcggttcccctgctgaccttcagttttggtgtagtcaaatggagcaaaactgacctagaggaccttgagaggaggatgaggaaagcattcaaagaggccggaatgcaccatcctcaatcggcactggagagagtttcactaccacgcaaagaagggggacttggaatcgtcgacatttctgcactgtgtgttgcccaggtacgacaactgcgcgagtacttcgcagaacgcgccaaccaaaacgcgctataccgggctgtctgcgccgccgacagaggatacagcgctctgcacttggcgcaagcggagtaccaactcaactgcaatctgcagacagtggaggagaagattgcagcttggaagcagaaggcagtgcatggtgcccacccccatcaactggatcggccacacgtcgacaaggccgcatctaatctgtggctaacgcgtggtgaactctcttcagtagtagaagccgacatgatagccatccaggacaggataatgccgacgagaaactgcaggcggtacgtctggcatcaagacgttgatgacatttgccggatgtgccatcaaccaggtgaaaacatagagcacattatgggaggctgtcccgttttggccaacgcagcctacaccgagcgccacaacaacgtggcccgtattgttcatcgacaactggcgctccaatgtgctctactggaagacaacgtaccaagctaccggtacctgcctgcacctgtcctggaaaatgaccgtttcaagctgtactgggatcgcactgttctgaccgacctctcgatccaccacaaccgcccagatataatggtttacgacaagagcgaccgcaaagtcaccatcatcgatgtcgctattccactgaaccagaatctggaggagacccacggtcgcaaaatctgcaagtaccgaccattggccgtggagctcaaggaactgtgggggctaagggaggtcccaagaattgttccagtcgttctctctggaactggaattgtcccgaagacacttctggaagcgctaaaggtgttgaatatggagaaggaattggccggcatccaaaagtcggtcatccttagcacctgcgcgattgtccgacaatttctcggtcaggactgaaacagcacgagcatgcagatacgtgcattccgcagagcctagtccccctttggcattcagaagcccgggggcaggtgaaaattctggctaggttcgcctagttaagaagtgagataagtctgaaaaaaaaaaagaaaacgtggtctatgacggcgagttcataagagacatggttcgtggcgaatcctataaatatcttggattccgacagctcaccgggattcgccactccgacatcaagacggagctgcgagacaagttcttgagtcgagtgaactgtgtcctgaggactttcctcaacgcggggaacaaggtacgcgcgatcaacacattcgcggttcccctgctgaccttcagttttggtgtagtcaaatggagcaaaactgacctagaggaccttgagaggaggatgaggaaagcattcaaagaggccggaatgcaccatcctcaatcggcactggagagagtttcactgccacgcaaagatgggggacttggaatagtcgacatatctgcactgtgtgttgcccaggtacgacaactgcgcgagtacttcgcagaacgcgccaaccaaaacgcgctataccgggctgtctgcgccgccgacagaggatacagcgctctgcacttggcgcaagcggagtaccaactcaactgcaatctgcagacagtggaggagaagattgcagcttggaagcagaaggcagtgcatggtgcccacccccatcaactggatcggccacacgtcgacaaggccgcatctaatctgtggctaacgcgtggtgaactctcttcagtagtagaagccgacatgatagccatccaggacaggataatgccgacgagaaactgcaggcggtacgtctggcatcaagacgttgatgacatttgccggatgtgccatcaaccaggtgaaaacatagagcacattatgggaggctgtcccgttttggccaacgcagcctacaccgagcgccacaacaacgtggcccgtattgttcatcgacaactggcgctccaatgtgctctactggaagacaacgtaccaaactaccggtacctgcctgcacctgtcctggaaaatgaccgtttcaagctgtactgggatcgcactgttctgaccgacctctcgatccaccacaaccgcccagatataatggtttacgacaagagcgaccgcaaagtcaccatcatcgatgtcgctattccactgaaccagaatctggaggagacccacggtcgcaaaatctgcaagtaccgaccattggccgtggagctcaaggaactgtgggggctaagggaggtcccaagaattgttccagtcgttctctctggaactggaattgtcccgaagacacttctggaagcgctaaaggtgttgaacatggagaaggaattggccggcatccaaaagtcggtcatccttagcacctgcgcgattgtccgacaatttctcggtcaggactgaaacagcacgagcatgcagatacgtgcattccgcagagcctagtccccctttggcattcagaagcccgggggcaggtgaaaattctggctaggttcgcctagttaagaagtgagataagtctgccgaaaaaataagaaaaaaaagatgatattcaaaaataaattgaaatacaTATACAGAAATATAACAAATATTgagaagaaaacagaaaaaatagaaaatgttAAGGAAGGAtcagaaatttttttaaaaatcagaaaaattcaGACAAGCttacaaaatatataaaaaaaacattaaagaacgtaaaataatgaaaaaaaaacaggaacatacataataaaaatcataaaacagatttttttaaatcagataaaattaagaaatcggagaaattctgaaaaatacatataaattcgaaatttaaaaaaattaaaattcaaaaatttttgaaaatatataacaTAACctagaaaataaaagaaaaaacagAGAGAAAATTAAAAAGACTTAAGAAAAATGAGGAACCATTcaggaaaaagggaaatttttaaaaatcagaaaaaatcggaaaaattcagaaaaaaattagaaaacttcaaaataatttaaaaaaacacaaaaatgaattaaaactcaaataaaatctaaaagCTCTGAGCATTCGGAAAAATGCTGAAAAAGTGAGGataaaaaattcagaaaaatttcaagaaaaatactttgttttgttgttttctgaatttttctgcTGAATTTCAGAAATGATCCTGAATTTCATGAAAGATCCAGAAAAGTTCAACATATTCAAAAGAAATTATGaaaaacagaattttttttcaaaaaatttcaaaaaaagagctgaaaaattaaaaaaaaaaccgattcgaaaaaaaataaaaatttaaaaaagttaatcataaaaatataaaaaccaagaaatacagaaaaaacatcaaacaaccacaaaaaaggaaaacatcaaaaaagttaaaataaaactagataaattgagaaaaattaggacaaattaaaaaaaaatagaaaaggcaaattcataaaagatcagaaaaaataaaacaaaatcaaagaaattcaaaaatttaaaaaaaactagaattcggaaaaaaactggaaaatcagaaatttgaaaaaaatcataaaattttttttccgatacTCTTCTACCTAGAAAAAACAAGAAGTAGATTATATTTACGAGACCGCAAGATAGACGTAggacttgttggtggtcctgaaaagaatCGATTATTTTGCGTCATTTTGTAGAAGCAACTGGTCGAGTAAAAGAAATAGCAATAGAAATAGCTTATCTATACACTAGTGTATATGAGCTTATAGATGGAcactttaatgatttctgtattgataaaacatagttttcatgctgaaatatcttttcttCGTGTTTGAACCTCATTTTTAGTACTCTATTGCGTAATCCGCGATTAACGTTATCCGCGCTCGCtttgccagactatttcgcggataatcggggtcctACTGTAGTTATAATATCATTCCGTTCAGTTGGTTAGGAGGTATTGACGCGCAAAATCTTGTTGGTCCGgcataacgctctcgtttttgaaactttcaaCATACACCCCAGCATAGAAAttatagacgtagtcctacgtcaaaagcagaCATCCCTATCGTGTGAAGCCTTCGCGCGAAATGCAACAAAGTTCATTGAGCAAATAAATACCAACCATATAGAGAAGCTCGCTCCTCTGTTGACCACCAAGAGAGGAACTCAGAGTCATACTTTAAATACACGGAGACATAGATGTCGGAGAAAACCAGAGATAAACGCTGCGCGTGAGTAACTTAAACTCTGACATCAGCCTGCTCATAATAGTTCATGAGGTATTACGCGGTCCCATTGATGACCGCGCGCATATATTGACACAAATTCCCATAAATTGTGTCACTGTGTCATATGTGCATCGCTGCTTATTTCGATGGTCAATTATTTCGAATGCGCAATTCAACAACGTTGCATCGCTCTGCATGTGTCCCCCACATGACGATGATATAACTTCACCAAAACTTTGCCATCACTTTTCCAACGTGTTGAACACGAAGCCCGCCTGCAGGGAAAAGGGGCGAGATCGAGAGCGTGAGTGACTCACGCCGTTTAACCGAGTAGAGGTCCCCACTTCTGCCTCTCGCGATTTGAGGTTCCCATGGTGGCAGTCGCGGCATCGAGCTCGCGAAGTCCAGCATTAGCCCACAAGCGTTTAGTCCACTTTCGACTGCTGCGGTGACCAAAGCGTTTTGTTGTCGAAACCTCTATTTCTGTTTCGGAGTCGAAGAATTGAGTCCTCCCACCCCCCAAATACTCGCTGTTTGCTCTCTCCTCGATTCCCCCTTGGGGCGGTGGATCATCAGTGGCTCTGTTTGCGGTGTTGTGTTGAGCCGCGCGCGCTCTGAGTGTGTGCGTTCGAGAgcgcgtgtgtgtgtttgtggtgGCCCAAACGGTGGATTCCCGTGTGGGAAAACAAGTGCGGTACTCTGCCTGGAAGAGAGAAGAAGTGCAAAAGAGAAGCAAAGAATCATTTTTGAATACTGTCATCCGGGGAGACGGTTACAAACGGTCAAAAAAGAGGACGCCAAGTATTTGTGTGGCTGTGGCGGCGGGCTTTGTCTGGAAGAGAAGTGTTCTGCGCGAAGGTTGACCATTTTTGTGTGGTGCTAATTTATTATTTACACTGTGTGAAGTGCTAAGTTCGGAACCATAGATCAATTCTCGTCTAGTAAGAGAGACGAATCAACCTTGGCAAGGAGGAATTCATAAGTTTGCGTCGGACGTTCGTGAATTATTTACTGGTCGTCAAAATGGTATCGGGCGGAAAAATGGTAATTACAATAGATTAACTTTACGTAACGAATGATGCCATCACCTTTTGTAATCGAGTCGTAGGTGGTAATAATACGAACATCATGATGTAAACTTGATAGGATTACAGTGGCGGCGAAACAGTGTGACAGGCATTTCAAGATAAAGTATTTGATCGATTGAAATCACAAGTAGGCCGAAATAGTGGCCCATGGTTGCTGATTATCGGCGGTCATGTCATTGAGTACGAAAGTGAccctgttggcttcgtaccaggACAtcgtttgaatagtggcacgaagctagatccggccagaagatcgtaGGGTTCTCGTGTTGTTTCAACAGAAGAagcagacgcttctgtagacacttctTGAGGTAGATCTGTCCGTTTACAGTcccggtagtcacgaacggcGCACTCGGTTTTccacatgagcagatcgcttgccaaatcatgtatttcttggcaaacttagAAAATTTCTGCTTCCATACGTCCGTAggaacatcaaacttgtgctAGGTGGTGAAGAACAGTAGCCCTGGAAGCTGTCCGCCTTGACGTAAGTCTCATCATCCATGATTTTTGAGGCCTCGTCAGCATTGACTTTCCTAccgtattttgccgttcgtcacgatttggagccttccgcactttgtacgtatgcagtTCGTCCCGGTCCTTGgctctctgaacgaaagactTGGATAGATTCAACTTTTTGGCCGCATCTCTGACCGAAGCATTGGAACTCCGCTCAAACGCTTTCACGGCACGTTTGTGATCCTGATTactaatagaacatccattctgaccgCAATTCTTcttccgttcgatgctcagagtttcgtagtaacgtAGTAATAATCACACGACTCATCGATTCACCTGCACGATTCTGACTTCTTTTCCGATATTCCGAAAAGAGAGAGTTGATGATTTCCAGGTGTTTGTGCAAAATCAACTCGCGACGTTGCTTTGTGGGtgacaccattttttttttcctattttcgaaaaactgacagcgataaaaatacagtgtaaacaatacactctaaactacttttacccaatgggtaattttctgcagcgtttttcccgtgatgcaattccATGTGGGACACCTTTAATTTCACGCTTTGGAGAAAATCGAATTCTTGTCGATTGTTTTCTATTTTATCTATTCAGATAGCTTCAGCTCAATAGAAGCTATCCGATCGATGAAACCTATAAGAGCCTCGTGTTATTTTCTTATGAGAATAAGACAGCTCCTGGGGGTAGTCTGGTAGAAAAATCTCACAGGATCCAATTACCCTGGGTCCCAGCCCATTGCTCCATTCCAGGTAACGAGAGAGCGGACTCGTTAGCTAAGATCGGCGCCTTGAAAGGCATCTGTTGACACCGGTACCGTCGAGCTGGCCTCCCTGACTCAGCCGGTTCCACCATTCCAATGATAAGCTGTCAACAATTTagtctattacaaaaatttcgatgcatgctgaaataatattcgaaatgaattGCATGATATAATTGCTTAGttttacgtcgaaaatatgcggtcgtgtcctagacacAACCCCTTacctttttttataatttcatttttttttcaattttccgatatgccaatttttattttctttgatttttaaaatttttgtgttGCCAATTTTTGAATTGTTCAGTGTGTTTTAAAATTGGCTAAgaattttccaaatggaaatatttcaatttttaaatttttcaattctcgACGAAATTGACAGATATTGCATTTGtcagtttttaaattaatccattttaaaaatttgttcaattttcaaaattggcAAGTTTACAATTTTACCATttttgaagtattttttttttaatttttggatttGCCAACTTTCCAGTTtgccatttttcaaaatttgctcTTTTTTCAAACCGTCGTTTTTAGATGTTTTAATTtgactttttaaattttttttttaattagtttATATTAGTCTTTTTTTTAATCTGGCGATTTTTTAAATCGTCAACATTTGAAATTGACAATTTTTAATTGAGCCAATTTgtgaaattcgtcaattttcGAATTAACTCACTTTTCAACTATTTATTTTGATTCATTAGTTTTtgaattcttcattttttttttgaattgtcaattcatcaaattttcgatttttcacacAGCACGTACcaaccgcgtaaaaattcaatgtgctaattgatgtgacttttcacggaATAAGtctgtattgtatcactgattagtagctgagaaataaaaggagatgcagatatcatgattgtagcatgcaaaaaaacagttaaccaactgttagaatatgggttgcattttaaactcataattcactgtttgttagatttttatacagattttgaaatttacccagttttttttacgcggtttttgtttacgcgacacgtatcccccgcgtaaaaagcgactccagtgtatattCTTCAGTTGTCCAAttttcaaagttagtaatttgtAATTGCCAATTTGAAAGTTTTACAATTTGGTAATTGTTGAATTCGTCAGTCTTTCTAATTGACAAGTTTTCATGTTTTACCGTATTTTCAAGCAAAGTTTTAATTCTGGGATTTGGTGTTTGGAATTAATTTTTGGGTATCATTTGGAGAAAGCTAATGCCGGTTACTTGTCGAATCCTACTCACGAATCTATTGAGGTTTTGCATGAACTGAATAGACTGAAAGACTCGTCCCTATGATCGAAAAATGAGATTGTGATTGATGATGAAAAGTGAACTTTTTCCGGGATAAGATCTTCCATCAACATGGAACGCATGAAGTTTGATGAGATCAGAAGGGGGATCTACTAAAACCTGACGAAACTATTTTATACTAATCTCTACCGACATCAAATGATCAATTAGAAAAGAATTTCGAATGGAAAACGATGCTGCTCCAGTGCGCGTTGGAAAGCCTGCCAAGGGAACAATTGAGGCGTTTGGTTGGGAAGTACTTGTTCGGCAAACTTGTCTCTATTCGATTACCATCTATTTGCATCGATGGTTACGCGCAGTTATTGAACAGCGCTTCACTTCttttgaaaacaaaagaaaTTGACTTGATGGTAATGGTGTTGGTTCGCATCTAAAGAAGAAAAGTTCGTTTTTTCGGCGTCATCCACAAACTGTCAGATGGGtaatactttgaaaaaaatatggggaAACGTGGGTTTATGAGTACGACACATTACCCAGACTAGACTAGCTTTATAATCAAGGACATGTTACATCGAGTGAGCAAGAAGTGACCACGAGCGAAATAAAATTGTTTATTggtcttgttttttttgtggatTTCAATGACGCCAATTGTAGCAGGTACCTGCGGCATGCTACGCTCCGAGCAGTGATTATGATTTAGCAGATTCGAGAAACTTTGAGCTGAACGTGAGTGGTACCGAATGGCCAATGATGATCAAGGCAGACAGGGAGGTGATGTTTTTCGCACATTCGTgtacgctgctgctgctgcccgcACTGCCGCCACCGACGCCACGTTTATCGCACTTCGTGGTCTGTTGTACGCATAAACAATGTACAAAATGTACACGTGCCCTGTCTCGCAGCAGTTTACTCGCCCCCGCCCGGGACACGATCACGATCCACAGTCGTCGTCACTGTGAGTTGCAGTTTGCTGCGCCTCCGCCATTAAGCCAAATGCTGCGTGCGCACGCGTTTCGATTCAATGGCACAGATGTATGAACAAAAGCCTATCCGTGGAGGACATTGGGCGGGGGAGGAGTAGCAGTAGCAGTTGATGGAACAACGGCAGCAAcaaattgactttaattgattGCCGATTTTCGAAtgtgtgcaaattatgcagttcttcttcttctgcgtGGAGTGGTGTTGGAGAGCCAAGAAAAGATGTGTTGTACACACTTGGAATGCATAACTAAGTGCTGATGACCTTATAGCGCCTGCCATTGAAGCATCGGACAACGTCTCGCTAAGTGGAATGCTAGCTGAGTGGATGTAGTggatgaagcaaaaaaaaaagctggtcCCAACAATACTTCGTATGTCCCAATGACTCACTAATTAGATTAAGGCACTTCTGCCGAAAAGCGCACATTCATTTCATCCAAACTGGATCGCAATAGTGGAATGGTAAGGCGGGAGGAGGCTACATGAAGTCGTTGGGGTTTTTTTCTGCTCATGACTAAAAATGGTGAAGAACCTGAAATTGCTACTAACCCCTGGTACTCGCACACATACGCGGACCTTCGAGGTGACGGCATACGAAACGAAGTGTTGAGTAGCAGACGAAAAGACTTAATGCAAATTTT
Protein-coding sequences here:
- the LOC129764607 gene encoding uncharacterized protein LOC129764607 translates to MVRGESYKYLGFRQLTGIRHSDIKTELRDKFLSRVNCVLRTFLNAGNKVRAINTFAVPLLTFSFGVVKWSKTDLEDLERRMRKAFKEAGMHHPQSALERVSLPRKDGGLGIVDISALCVAQVRQLREYFAERANQNALYRAVCAADRGYSALHLAQAEYQLNCNLQTVEEKIAAWKQKAVHGAHPHQLDRPHVDKAASNLWLTRGELSSVVEADMIAIQDRIMPTRNCRRYVWHQDVDDICRMCHQPGENIEHIMGGCPVLANAAYTERHNNVARIVHRQLALQCALLEDNVPNYRYLPAPVLENDRFKLYWDRTVLTDLSIHHNRPDIMVYDKSDRKVTIIDVAIPLNQNLEETHGRKICKYRPLAVELKELWGLREVPRIVPVVLSGTGIVPKTLLEALKVLNMEKELAGIQKSVILSTCAIVRQFLGQD